agttccaaaattttaagaaccatagaaaataaaatcattaaagataACAAGATTAtaacatatttctaaatatatgctAACTGTgtgttttttcttcaaaaatttacacaaaatttaagacctacatataaattaaaactaaaagaaaaaaaatccttcaaatatGTCACCATGAGAACAAAAATATAACCAAGATGATAAAACCGACAGAATATTTCTCAATCAATAAACTAAAATGTACAATGCCAGATGCCAATGACGACAGTTTGTGCTTGAATAAACCTATCTAAAGCTAGCACATTTTTTATCCATTCTTGTGCTGTCAAGTGCTATATTTGTGCTAGTCATATACTCTTTGTCATTTTATAGTTTGATTTAAAGATGAATGAGAAgagaaattcttataaagaaaaattcatactACTGATGAACACATTTTCTGACATGTcacatatttcattttgaattcatgttttcttgaatataaataacagaaatcaAAAGTACTTTTCTAATGATATTTAGTAATTGACTGGTTTAGATTGACTAAATAGAAAGATACCTATGTTTTTTAAGAGCATTAGCAGATCCATATACAAGTTGACCTTCATAGTTTAAATTTAGAATAGATAAGTTCCAAAAATTCTCTTCTCATACATGGAAATATACAGTATTCTTAAGATACATTTTTGATACAAAACCGTATAAAAGCTTAATTTGCACCacatttattcatgaaattttttttaaatttcaaatttgtagaaTGTGAATAaggttatattttatgttattttggactttgttataatttttaatttgaaaataaagaaattttgatatatagctaataatattcttaataactattaataataaatttttttgtcttagtaatatataaagatttattggacagaatttctaaattttataaaaaaattttttgtcttaGTAATGCATAAAGATTTATTCgacataatttctaaattctataaaatttagttataaaaaagcatagtaatttagtattaataatttagtaaactatttaataatttagtaatatatgaaaataaattcaaattaaaactataCTCTTACAGTAGTTACTTTTACACTCaccaataaattatatatgaattttatcaaattatataatttcaaaaacaaaattaatcttgACTTCCATTTaacattttagtaataaataaaaacgcaCATTATAGCGTTTGTAAGTTCTTCCGCCTAAATTCTATTGACCttatgaaaaataagataaaacacaAAAACACATTCTGTGTTAAAATCGAATATCATAGGCTTTgagatatcaaatttaattttatttttaaataaacaaattcaaaattctggaaagttacaaaattaaattaattataaatcaaatacatttcTCGTACAATTTTATAATGGCATAAAATAatgatagcatttaaaaaaaaaaaaaaaaaaaaaaaagactatatttCTTACACTTTCTAAAGCATTCATTTGCTCCTCACTCAAGTCACCTACTCTTCCCGTAGCAGTAgtcatattaaaaacttaaaattgaatgtaaaattagaaatatttagttAATCAAGATATATGTACTGctttggaaatattaattaatttaaattgttatccACACACTTAAGGGTGAAATGACCTCAAACTCGAAACCGAATCTATCTGCTGTTGAGTTGAGTTCCCTTGTTAAGCTTCTGCTGCATTCGTCTAACGTCCGCATTGGGTATGATTTACAAATTCAAGACCTTTCGTTTTGGATCTTCAATCGATCAATATTTTTGCAGTAATTTTGTCGTAAAAAATAGGAAGCTTGGTGATTTCCTATACGaatctttcataattaaatttcatactgaaaataaaaattattgcagtttgttttatattcatcaatatatgttcagaaagaaaattattgatattaagaataaatattttatttatatattttttactttgtcattatattttaaattatttactttgttgATTCAGGGTTTTGAGTTTGCTCAGTGTGACGTTGTCAAGTATGACGATTCAATGCATCTTATAAGCGAATGGCAACAAGGAAATTAGTTCACAGCTcacaaattataaacaaacacGTCAAAAAAACTGAACTTCTTCATCCTGGTAAAAATTTTAAGGTATATTAAATTGactttcttttagtttttaaactttcagatataaatactttaacttaaataattttagtatttttttttcttgacttcTTTATCTTGGTGAAGTactatttctgcattttaaaatcaCCGCAAAAATCGATGatgtaattttgttaaaactaaGAAGCAGTATGTCCCTTAATAGTTAACTTGTCgactaaagtattttattttctgaatgttaGATAAAACAAGGTAATCTACGCCTTTTTATGTAAAGtctgttttatattaaagatattattatactTCCCGACAGCactaatttataaaatgcttttaaatgtggaacacacaaatttaaatactgtttaatatttatatacataacaCATGACTAGATGCTAATTTAGAAATAACTGAAACAAACGCTAAAATTGgccaaaaaattctaaatatttttttagaattaagaacttggttatttaaaaaatgtttttattattcatagcaaaattttatgactttaataactattttcagtacacatattgtacaataattataTTCAGTGCAAAATTCCGATGTTTGTCCATTGTTAGTGAAAAATCCTGTaatgtattctttaattttaattgttgcaaattaaacattcaaataatttgtaattgtatATCTTTATAGTTATTTGTTGTGGCATGCTCTTTGCGACTATTTTAGAAATTGATATGTAAACtgagttattaatattaataatatgtttaaaattattgtagtACTTTTACTGataattgtagaaaaatagttagtagtttgaaatgaaatggtactttcttaaaaattatgtataggTCAAGTCAACTTGTATGCTATTTATGACTGAATATATAAGCAAAtgataagtattttaatattggGTTGGCCAagatttcattgtaataaaaaaaaaagtttgattgaattttttctttagttaagTGATTTAGCTAAAGATATACGTATTGCATTTatgttataaatgatttttaaataaaatgttgatattgatttacttatgttttgtaattttctttaaaatatgcttgTATTTAAGGATAATTGCATCTTATAGCAGTTCTCAGATTTCATTGCCTTGATATATTATCACAAGGATTGCATAATAGAACTTGACAATCTTGGCATAATCTGAAAAATCACCAAATAAACAAGGGAAGACTGCAATAAGATTCAAGTATCCATTGAAAAAGGCAGTAAAAGTACACACccaatgtaaaagaaaaaaaaaattagtaaaagttgtggtaaaatacaatggcacatatGTTGTGCCTGTATctgaattactaaattttgagCAATTCTTTCTGAGAGTTCGtttatgaataaattcttttaatactgTATTGTTTCtgagatttataatttattattttaacttcttaaaagaaaaaaaattaaatttttaatttttagattttagggataatttttaaatattagttaagtaagcaaatatttttctagtcatgtttttaattttgataatttcttcttTAGGATTAAAGACTTGCTTCAGAATGTTTTCAAAGAAACAGAATCAGCTGTTAGCCAGAGTCAATTTTCCTTTATACACTGTTCACTGTTTAACAGAGCGTCATATTCTTGTGGCTGGTGGAGGTGGTAGTGCAAAGACTGGTATTCCTAATGTGATACAAATATATGAATTGATAAATAGTGGAACAACATGCCGAGCTGAATCAGTCACACATTTCGAAACGGGAAGTGAAGCTATAATGAATTGCACTGTATTTGATGCTgggaagtattttttattatttgctggtATGGAAGGGAATTgtcatgtttataaaataaagcattccATTTCGGATGAaggaatagaaattaaaaagaaagaaccTGAAAAGCAAAACCAAgttattcaaaggaaaaataaaactataccCAATAAGAAATGTTCCGATGATCAGTCTAGTCCAGATTTAAACTGTAAAAAACCAGATGCAAATGCTAATGTGATTCATTCCAGGCTATGCTTTGACATAAAACATTTGGAATCTTTTCAAACTGATTTCAGTGCTGAGCTCTATCAAAAGCAGGTTAGGTTCTCAAATTCAGCAAGTTTGTTAGCCACTGCTGGAGCAGACGGGCATATTAGAATCTGGAAGCATCCTAAACTTAATAAGGTTTATGACATTGAGGCTCATGAAGCTGATGTAGGTGATTTGGATATTTGTCCTCTTGGTAAAAGAATGGTTAGTGTGTCTAGGGATGGCCGTGGCAAAGTGTGGAGCCTTGAAAATGGTTCattaatattggaattaaaatacattttgccTACTAAAAGTAGTGCTaagtatacatttagaaattgcagatttggaatagttgaagATAAGAATGATTTAGCCCTTTTTGCAACTTTGAATCCAGTTCCATCAAAACCATCGTCACAATGTTATATAGCTAAATGGGATACAAAGAATTTTGATCAACAGAAAATAGTTGCAGCAGGTACTGACTTGTTTTCTGCTATGGCTATAAGTGACAATGGGCACTTCATAGGACTTGGCACACAAAGTGGtagtgttaaaatatatattgcttttagCTTGCAACAGATTTACAATATAGACAAGGTACATGGAATTTTCGTAACGGGATTGGAGTTTTTGCCAACTCGTGATGAATCTCGTAGAATCACTGGTGGACATGAGACTTCTTTGCTCAGCATATCAATTGATAACCATGTAATCATACATCACATTCCTATGCGTCCCTCAATGGGAATTTTGACATTAATCACTTTGTTCATCCTTACATTGTTCATCATATTTGTCCTGATGGATTACTTAAACttgtgaaatattgaattattatggtgacaattataaacataattttaagaaattattgtatttttaattgtatatttattttaaattttaagtgtaCTGTAGACTTTTATTGtgctgttttaattaaaatgtttagacATGCATATGTATAGCTGTAAATTAGCTGtacataataatgaataaatctattgtgatgtgaataaaatattcaagatttattAAGGCCTACTttatgtgaacatttttttttcagatcataattttataaagtttgatatatgaataattttcttcttgTGAAAATCGTCTTAGAAGgagtcttttaaaaatgtaatgactaaagtatactttacttttaaagttttcaacTTTAAGGAAATgaacttttttgaagaaaaaatcctaatttgtgattttaatttttgattgatgtAAATTTAGACAATCTAAAGGCaaaaaatgcaaagataaaaaaaaaaaatattttaaaagaatatcattaattgaatattacaaattagttgtatttaaataatgaattctgtattaatactaatgtattagttagtaaaattttactaatttagaaaaataatgaagtacATTTATAAAAGGTAAGACATGAtcattgactttttttaattacataaagatagaaatattttgaccatcttatttttttttggggggggggggggtcccaAAGAGCTGGAATGATTGGAGGATTtgctttatacaaaaaaattccccttgtatttgtttctctttaaaatattagctttcaattatttttatcgcAATATTAgccttttaaatataaaggaggAGGggcattaaaaaataagcatacaACAAATATAAGTGATTATTTTGAGTTGTCCCCATTCTGATTATAAAAGATTGTAcataaaaatcactttaaaaaaatcaaaccaataCTTATTTGTAGGCTGTTTGGTTTAGACAAGAaagttaattgaattattttgactttatattacttaaaaatacatattaaataatatttttaaaaaaaccttattGGAATATTCTATACTCTCAATTAATGTaatgatatcttaattttttttaatcttaaaataaagtaacttcagttagttaaaaaattttattttctgatccatATTCCGCTTTTTAAACTTTTGCTGTTATGTTCCGATACCAACAGACATGCTCTGTTTTTGTCTCCCTATGTATTAATCATATCCTCCCatgggaaaaataaattgaaatttaattcccAGTTTGTCTTATTGCCTCGTCTAAATCCCACTTCcatagaattcatttaattttaatgcactttaaataagaagtaaatcattctctttcaaataagacaaaataaaaattaggtatACCATTTATTACTTGCTACTGCTTTACCATATGTGAAAATATtggatgattttaaaatgattggaAGTATTCTTTTGGAATAGGCTTCCCTGTAAATtgcatgatttaaaaagaaatatcaaaaatagaataCAATAGCTGATGAAATGAAGCTTATTGAAGAAAGACCAGAAAGATGAGTCAAGCTTAATATGTTTTGTCAATGCTTTTTGGATTAGAGGTTTGAATCacctttaattttttcttcaagtttGTAACAACAGTTAGTTATATTtggataaaatactttttaacaacTTTTCTGTAGTTTCAATATGGaacattattctaatttaataaacatttgccAATATCACCCTTATTGCTTTTCGATCCCATATACTACACCTAAAATATATGTGTGtggacaaatttatattttggtttggtttcaataatgtacatttttaaatagattataaaatttcaattaattttatgatttacattggctaattatataaaagtggcaaaaaataaaatgtcggTTGCATTTAATACAGAAATCTGTGAAATCACAAGTGAAAAATTAGTTTCAAGTcatcttttacataaaaaaaagaagttgaaataaaaatatttaattggagaAATTAAATGAAGAGAATTTTCTTAGAAAACATCTTTGATAATGATTTCATATGTTGATCTCTCGCATTTAGTgacatatttatacaaataaatcaaGTGGCAATCTAActtatcttttaatataatactaataGCCTTCGGTTAGCAGttagtcataaaaaatatttttgcataaaaaaatttatttgcaaaatcaaGAAGTCCTTTCCCAAGTCAGAATTTCCGTGCCAAATTCgccaatttttactttatatgaaaGTTATACATGGTCATCAAATGTTACTAATAccgaatattctttattttcaatagaaatttaaaaaatacaatttcactgTACATTCTCCGTGTGGGAAAATCTCGACAGTAACAAACCCTAaatgaaatatctaatttattgatttcatcagtttttattttatatatatgcttatGACTCTCAGATACATCATAAAGGTAATCTGCCCTATCCATCTTCATTCCTAGTGatactgcaaaataaaacttactgAGCCTTCAATCTTAACAACTGGACCAGTTTCACCAATTAATTTCTATACTTTGCTAGTACATCTAACAAATCAGAATGCTCTATCATTATTATGGTGTCATTAACATCAAATAGTACTTCCTCTTGTTTTGAtaagatttatttcaacaaaagtgGTCGGCATAACTatattaaaagtgttaaaatggTAGCTGGAGACAGCTAGTATTAAGATTGATTTATTATTCAAGCCACTCAACTTCGATAAACTACAtcttacatataataaaattacatacagTATAAGCAAAcgaaacattgttttaaattatgcataataatGACAGAGTATTCTGATTGGTTAcctcccgtgatctgggcatcccgggttcaaagcctggttcgggcatggttgttctttacccggtgttctatctgtgaagtgtgtgaaagagctcccctgtataaaggggttgtacgagcgagtgtgtgagtgccaTCTCAATaagaactagaagtcagacttctgccctcgggtgctcaggggcccttacccttagaagctactgcacaaactcggctgaaatcgctgacttcgtcagcgcgcttgtctatggcaagtgccataagtaataacaacaacaacctGTACTTTAAAGTGGTCAAATTGTCTAGTTGACAGATCCGACCTGTTATTGAGTTTGAGCACTCCATGAAAGCTTTACTTTACTATATCTTTCGAAAATGAAGAGAAGAGAGCAAGTGACAGTAGATGATGTATCTAGGGCTCATGAACATTcatgtgaaatgaaaatgttCGAAATCGGTACTATTCTCTCAGCCTTAAATCTCCTTTTCTTCAAGTGTCTATGTCGCCATAGGAACAGATTACTGTAGTACAATTTCAGGCTGATAGAAAGTTTCTTCAAACTTATTACATTGGTACGCTTAGCGCCAAATTAGCAATAAATggtattattacatataatttttgaaaacaaattcaaaaccTGCGATAATACTCACTTCAAAACTTTTctgcatattttctattaaagGTTTTATCCTTCCGTATAAAATTATCGACATTGGGCAATGCAGTGAATGTCACGAGTGTTCAGATCTTCATTTTCAGAATCCTGCACATAACAGTTGTGTACttcgtaatataataaagaaaagcaGTACTTGTGCACTAACTACACACACAATATTaacgaaatatcgatctttggtgATTAATTTCTGACATGCGGTTTACATACGagtactgaaaaaaattgaatacacaTTTTGGACAACTTTCCTCCGaaggattgaaacaaaaatctgacatagaatattgtttaatgatcatttttttagttagaaTAAAACGAGATACAAGGTCAAACCTTagatgaatgaatttatatacGGGACGAAGATACAAGATCTGCGATCTTCATTTATAATGTTGCTACAACAGAAGAACATACTTTATGCACAATAcatattgtggtggtaacttcataagccagataacaacttccggacacgagtgtacacttttgtctagtggctttgttactcggctatgaaccctaacatTGCGCgttcgaacctcaa
The Argiope bruennichi chromosome 6, qqArgBrue1.1, whole genome shotgun sequence DNA segment above includes these coding regions:
- the LOC129971600 gene encoding prolactin regulatory element-binding protein-like, whose protein sequence is MFSKKQNQLLARVNFPLYTVHCLTERHILVAGGGGSAKTGIPNVIQIYELINSGTTCRAESVTHFETGSEAIMNCTVFDAGKYFLLFAGMEGNCHVYKIKHSISDEGIEIKKKEPEKQNQVIQRKNKTIPNKKCSDDQSSPDLNCKKPDANANVIHSRLCFDIKHLESFQTDFSAELYQKQVRFSNSASLLATAGADGHIRIWKHPKLNKVYDIEAHEADVGDLDICPLGKRMVSVSRDGRGKVWSLENGSLILELKYILPTKSSAKYTFRNCRFGIVEDKNDLALFATLNPVPSKPSSQCYIAKWDTKNFDQQKIVAAGTDLFSAMAISDNGHFIGLGTQSGSVKIYIAFSLQQIYNIDKVHGIFVTGLEFLPTRDESRRITGGHETSLLSISIDNHVIIHHIPMRPSMGILTLITLFILTLFIIFVLMDYLNL